A single Salmo trutta chromosome 14, fSalTru1.1, whole genome shotgun sequence DNA region contains:
- the LOC115207308 gene encoding biogenesis of lysosome-related organelles complex 1 subunit 1 gives MLSRLLKEHHAKQNERKELQERRRREAIAAATCLTEALVDHLNVGVAQAYVNQRKLDHEVKTLQVQASQFSKQTAQWISMVEGFNQALKEIGDVENWARSIEMDMRTIATALEYVHKGPLTSASS, from the exons ATGCTTTCTCGTTTATTGAAGGAGCACCATGCAAAGCAAAACGAGAGAAAGGAATTGCAAG AGAGACGCAGACGAGAGGCTATTGCAGCTGCCACCTGTCTAACAGAAGCCTTGGTGGATCACCTGAATGTTGG GGTGGCCCAGGCGTACGTGAACCAGAGGAAGCTGGACCATGAGGTGAAGACGTTACAGGTGCAGGCCAGCCAGTTCTCCAAGCAGACCGCTCAGTGGATCAGTATGGTGGAAGGCTTTAACCAAGCCCTGAAG GAAATAGGTGATGTTGAGAACTGGGCTCGCAGTATTGAGATGGACATGAGAACCATCGCCACAGCTCTGGAGTACGTACACAAGGGTCCGCTCACATCAGCCTCTTCATAG